The following proteins are co-located in the Polystyrenella longa genome:
- a CDS encoding outer membrane protein assembly factor BamB family protein: MNSNTTNNIENQSRAITRTETLQSLRLLRTIFTLLTAMLLLAGMAVLASGNEPEEVAQKVLTGPFVQMTAPGDALVSWQTRLPADSYLEMMPEGGSLKKVPTTSAGTKHQTTLADLDMTTKYQFQIIGKTNEGQKFVSELFKFDPTLDYLPAASPKVDLFETDELTPVYQNAAAEMLKTIQTHKGYAVVLGAGTGRLIAELINQSDLHVVVVEQDMDKVQAIRRMFDDAGVYGARVTVHHQEQEQLPFGPWFANLVISESAFESVSLPEWSSEIFRILRPAGGAVCLGQLQSGESDEERASQLTKFNEWLGNLPAEQGQVATAESDVLLASYTRGKLPESGEWTHMYGHPDNSSCSKDGVIGGKMSVLWWGRPGSRPMPDRGGRNPAPVSANGRMYVQGDRTLFGMDAYNGTILWTKQIPTMRRANMPRDGSNMVATDDYLYLAVDSDCFMFDGQTGELTATYQVERKEGDVAYNWGYLGVVNNLLLGTATSRGAQYMGDNGEWFEDYEAASVSRVTSDNFTARDATTGEKRWTYEDGKIMNSTITIDGENVYFVESRNPAAIDEQVSRLLDQVQQHQYLVALDLETGEIKWEKSYDFSKCEFMTYLSHTNDTLLVTGTDQNKSFHTYAFDARNGYELWQHSEEAKKKHHSGHLAHPVLIGDKLYHNKQTVELRTGNVLETDDFDWHGCGVMTGSNNMLFRRFEYHGMYDLETQERTQFMGVRSGCWLSLIPSGGVLLAPETGSGCFCEHALQTSMAFYPVKQVTALEK, encoded by the coding sequence ATGAATAGCAATACGACCAACAATATTGAAAACCAGAGTCGGGCGATTACACGGACGGAAACCCTCCAATCGCTACGGTTACTGCGAACAATATTCACGCTTCTGACAGCGATGCTGTTGCTGGCAGGGATGGCTGTCCTCGCAAGCGGCAACGAACCTGAAGAAGTCGCGCAGAAAGTATTGACGGGTCCCTTCGTACAAATGACTGCTCCGGGGGACGCTCTCGTCAGTTGGCAAACACGTCTACCTGCTGATTCTTATCTAGAAATGATGCCCGAAGGGGGATCTTTGAAAAAGGTACCAACCACCAGCGCGGGGACTAAGCATCAGACGACGTTGGCGGATTTGGACATGACGACCAAATATCAGTTCCAGATCATTGGGAAAACCAATGAGGGTCAAAAGTTTGTTTCGGAATTATTCAAATTTGATCCCACACTCGATTATCTCCCTGCAGCTTCTCCGAAGGTCGATTTGTTCGAAACGGATGAACTTACCCCTGTCTATCAAAACGCAGCTGCGGAGATGCTGAAGACGATCCAGACACATAAGGGATATGCTGTTGTACTCGGCGCCGGAACGGGTCGGTTAATCGCTGAGTTGATCAATCAATCTGATTTACATGTCGTTGTCGTCGAACAAGACATGGACAAGGTCCAGGCGATTCGACGTATGTTCGATGACGCTGGCGTCTACGGTGCACGCGTAACGGTTCATCATCAGGAACAGGAACAACTTCCATTCGGACCTTGGTTTGCCAATCTGGTGATCTCGGAATCAGCGTTTGAATCAGTCTCTTTACCGGAATGGTCGAGTGAAATCTTCCGAATCTTGCGACCTGCCGGAGGTGCAGTCTGTCTGGGACAGTTGCAATCGGGAGAGTCAGACGAGGAGCGTGCCTCGCAACTAACCAAGTTCAATGAATGGTTGGGAAATCTTCCTGCTGAGCAGGGACAGGTTGCAACGGCGGAATCGGACGTTTTGCTCGCTTCCTATACCCGAGGCAAATTGCCGGAGAGTGGCGAATGGACCCACATGTATGGGCACCCGGATAATTCGTCCTGCAGTAAAGATGGTGTAATTGGTGGTAAGATGTCTGTTCTGTGGTGGGGACGTCCGGGATCGCGTCCAATGCCTGACCGGGGGGGACGAAACCCCGCCCCCGTTTCTGCAAACGGCAGAATGTACGTTCAAGGCGACCGGACTCTGTTTGGAATGGATGCTTATAACGGGACGATTCTCTGGACGAAACAGATTCCTACGATGCGGCGTGCAAACATGCCCCGTGATGGTTCAAACATGGTGGCGACGGATGATTACCTGTATCTCGCCGTTGATTCCGACTGTTTCATGTTCGACGGACAAACGGGCGAATTGACTGCGACGTATCAGGTGGAGCGGAAGGAAGGGGATGTTGCCTACAACTGGGGTTACCTGGGTGTGGTGAATAATCTCTTACTCGGTACGGCCACTAGCCGCGGTGCACAATACATGGGTGATAATGGCGAGTGGTTTGAAGACTACGAAGCCGCCTCGGTCTCTCGCGTCACCAGCGATAACTTCACTGCTCGCGATGCCACGACCGGAGAGAAACGGTGGACTTATGAGGATGGTAAAATCATGAACTCCACGATCACGATCGATGGAGAGAACGTCTATTTTGTCGAAAGCCGTAATCCGGCTGCAATTGATGAACAAGTAAGTCGGTTACTGGATCAGGTTCAACAACACCAGTACCTCGTCGCACTCGATTTAGAGACGGGTGAAATCAAATGGGAGAAAAGTTACGACTTCAGTAAATGTGAATTCATGACTTATCTCAGTCATACGAACGATACATTGCTGGTAACGGGAACTGATCAAAACAAGAGTTTCCACACCTATGCCTTCGATGCTCGAAATGGATACGAGTTGTGGCAACACTCTGAAGAAGCTAAGAAAAAACATCACAGTGGTCATCTTGCCCACCCGGTGCTGATTGGAGACAAACTCTATCACAACAAGCAGACGGTGGAACTACGCACGGGCAACGTGTTGGAGACGGACGATTTTGATTGGCATGGATGTGGTGTGATGACCGGTTCCAACAACATGCTGTTCCGCCGTTTTGAGTACCACGGGATGTACGATCTGGAAACCCAGGAACGGACCCAGTTCATGGGGGTTCGCAGTGGTTGCTGGTTGAGTCTGATTCCGTCGGGGGGTGTGCTGCTCGCTCCGGAAACGGGTTCCGGTTGTTTCTGCGAACATGCCTTGCAGACGTCGATGGCCTTCTATCCAGTGAAACAAGTTACCGCTCTGGAAAAGTAA
- a CDS encoding outer membrane protein assembly factor BamB family protein, with protein sequence MNFTRSLFLVGGLFTGLAFCTVSSGEDWPTYYHDYSRSGVTSESLKGYLEEKWAWKSRYRPQPAWDEPAKWDGWHRVFGLKNRQEYDKAFHVAIVGDTVFFGSSVEDKVYALNSKTGEELWRFYMEGPVRLAPTVVDNKVYVGADDGFVYCLNSADGKLIWKKQTGTEDRRVPSNGRLTSLWAIRTGVVVMDDIAYFCGGVFPSENVYLFALNTDSGEEVYREAMTDFPAQGYMLASGDRLYVTTGRHRPLVFERSTGKRMYQADGDSTGSYAILNNDQLIYGPGITGTVSIHSEGQETQLASFEGNHILVTGELTLVHQDKKLVAIEHQKYVDTFSKRAKLLQRKKQLGKDLKKLKEDEAKAKLQTEIDQLSQGIDKLSEILKECVVWETDCDHPFTLIQSGNQIYAGGLNEVGVYDLSKGRLRLILPVEGAAYGLAVANGRLVVSTDRGNVHSFGSEDEEVAASK encoded by the coding sequence ATGAATTTCACACGATCCCTCTTCCTTGTTGGTGGCCTGTTTACAGGGCTGGCGTTTTGTACGGTTTCTTCCGGGGAAGACTGGCCAACGTACTATCATGACTATTCCCGGTCTGGCGTTACTTCTGAATCGCTGAAGGGATATCTGGAAGAAAAGTGGGCTTGGAAATCTCGTTACCGTCCGCAGCCGGCGTGGGATGAACCTGCAAAGTGGGATGGATGGCACCGGGTCTTTGGTCTCAAGAATCGACAGGAATACGATAAAGCTTTTCATGTTGCGATTGTTGGCGACACCGTCTTCTTTGGTTCGTCCGTAGAGGACAAAGTCTACGCGCTCAATTCAAAAACGGGTGAGGAACTCTGGCGTTTTTATATGGAAGGCCCCGTCCGACTGGCTCCCACGGTCGTCGATAATAAAGTTTATGTGGGCGCTGACGATGGTTTCGTCTACTGCTTGAATAGTGCCGATGGCAAACTAATCTGGAAAAAACAGACAGGTACCGAAGACCGAAGAGTTCCGTCCAATGGACGTTTAACTTCTCTATGGGCAATTCGAACTGGTGTCGTGGTAATGGATGACATTGCCTATTTCTGCGGCGGTGTCTTTCCGTCCGAGAATGTATACCTGTTTGCTTTGAATACTGACAGTGGGGAAGAAGTCTACCGCGAGGCGATGACCGACTTTCCCGCGCAAGGGTACATGCTGGCCTCGGGTGATCGACTGTATGTTACTACGGGACGGCATCGTCCACTCGTCTTTGAACGTTCCACGGGCAAAAGAATGTATCAGGCCGATGGCGATTCGACGGGTTCGTATGCAATTCTTAATAACGATCAGTTGATTTACGGACCGGGTATCACGGGGACAGTCTCCATTCACAGTGAAGGCCAAGAAACTCAACTTGCCAGTTTCGAGGGGAATCATATTCTCGTTACGGGTGAATTGACCCTGGTGCATCAAGACAAAAAACTGGTGGCGATTGAACATCAGAAGTACGTCGATACCTTTTCTAAACGAGCAAAATTGCTTCAGCGGAAAAAACAGTTGGGTAAAGACCTCAAAAAACTGAAAGAGGACGAAGCGAAAGCAAAACTTCAAACGGAGATCGATCAGCTCAGCCAGGGAATTGACAAACTCTCCGAGATTCTCAAAGAGTGTGTTGTCTGGGAAACCGACTGTGACCATCCTTTCACTCTCATTCAATCCGGTAATCAGATTTACGCCGGAGGATTGAATGAAGTAGGAGTCTATGATCTTTCAAAAGGTCGACTTCGCCTGATCCTCCCTGTCGAGGGGGCCGCTTATGGGCTGGCAGTGGCAAATGGACGACTCGTCGTCAGTACAGACCGGGGCAATGTCCACTCGTTTGGCTCCGAAGATGAAGAAGTTGCTGCTTCAAAATAG
- a CDS encoding ABC transporter ATP-binding protein yields MPPRIEISNMIEFKKVQQQFQTGRELIEPLVDITFKVEPGDFAVIQGASGAGKSTLLLIAGGLMQPTSGTVHVADVEVTSTSPAQLNQFRSKKVGFVFQMFHLVPYLNVRDNIRMGQLNKDLDAIEKLMKRLGLSSRAESFPAMLSAGEQQRTALARAMIHQPSVILADEPTGNLDPENAAEVLGLLDEYRRQGGTVLAVSHGRDILEFANRTLVLKNGKISSI; encoded by the coding sequence ATGCCTCCCCGAATTGAGATTTCCAACATGATTGAATTCAAAAAGGTCCAACAGCAGTTCCAGACGGGACGTGAACTGATAGAGCCTCTCGTCGATATTACCTTTAAGGTTGAACCGGGTGATTTCGCGGTGATTCAAGGAGCCAGCGGTGCGGGCAAATCGACGTTACTGTTGATTGCGGGTGGATTAATGCAGCCGACTTCGGGGACTGTTCACGTCGCCGATGTCGAAGTGACGAGCACTTCTCCTGCTCAGTTGAATCAGTTCCGTTCGAAAAAAGTTGGCTTCGTCTTTCAGATGTTCCATCTCGTTCCCTACTTGAATGTGCGCGATAATATCCGCATGGGACAACTGAATAAAGATCTGGACGCCATTGAAAAGTTGATGAAACGTCTGGGGCTGAGTTCCCGGGCGGAAAGTTTTCCCGCGATGCTGAGTGCGGGAGAACAACAGCGAACGGCGCTGGCGCGAGCGATGATCCATCAACCCTCCGTCATTCTTGCGGACGAACCTACTGGCAATCTGGACCCGGAAAACGCCGCGGAAGTTCTGGGGCTGCTCGATGAGTATCGCCGTCAGGGAGGGACTGTGCTGGCAGTATCACATGGAAGAGATATCCTTGAGTTCGCCAACCGGACACTCGTATTGAAAAATGGCAAAATCAGTTCCATTTGA
- a CDS encoding ABC transporter permease, with protein sequence MKPIQLIFKELRYHRGNAFWSVMAVALTVGIFVVVAMIQSAAERETKRITRDLGFNLRIIPRDADMTQFYLTGYTDRTMPENVLKRLVAQGSVSYNHLVATLHQRVELVSGDETVSAIVTGLSEEMYPPGMKKPDMTPQIEPGTVHVGHEIANQLNLKRDDKLPVRKETFTIARVTPEMGTADDLRIVGNLADVQRALELPEQINEVKAIDCLCLTPDENPLGILRTELETILPEAKVIMLSEMAETRARQRQLMANTIRFVSPIVLLTCGAWLVALGMINARQRVSEIGLLRALGYDSGSIGILFVGKAILLGIVGALIGYYAATWLSLAYGPEMFQLTSKSLKADSQLLRRSLTVAPLFTAVCSLIPTVFAITRDPARTLRQD encoded by the coding sequence ATGAAACCGATTCAACTCATATTCAAGGAACTGCGTTACCATCGCGGAAATGCATTCTGGTCGGTGATGGCAGTCGCCTTAACCGTGGGAATTTTTGTGGTGGTCGCTATGATTCAATCGGCGGCCGAACGAGAGACCAAACGGATCACTCGGGACTTGGGGTTCAACCTGAGAATCATTCCCCGTGATGCCGATATGACACAGTTTTATCTCACCGGGTATACAGATCGGACAATGCCCGAGAATGTGTTGAAACGCCTCGTGGCCCAGGGGAGTGTTTCCTACAATCATCTCGTCGCGACATTGCATCAACGTGTGGAACTTGTCAGCGGTGACGAGACCGTATCCGCCATCGTCACAGGTCTGTCGGAAGAAATGTATCCGCCCGGAATGAAAAAACCAGACATGACTCCACAGATTGAACCCGGTACGGTGCATGTGGGTCATGAAATTGCAAATCAACTGAATCTTAAACGAGACGACAAGCTTCCAGTCCGAAAAGAAACCTTCACGATTGCGCGTGTGACACCCGAGATGGGGACCGCGGACGACTTACGCATCGTGGGAAATCTGGCTGATGTGCAGAGGGCCTTGGAACTTCCTGAACAAATTAATGAAGTCAAAGCGATTGACTGTCTTTGTTTGACTCCTGATGAGAACCCATTAGGAATTCTGCGAACAGAACTCGAAACAATCCTGCCCGAAGCCAAAGTCATTATGCTTTCGGAGATGGCAGAAACCCGGGCACGGCAACGGCAGTTGATGGCCAACACGATTCGGTTCGTTTCACCGATTGTATTGCTTACCTGCGGTGCCTGGCTGGTTGCTTTAGGAATGATTAATGCTCGACAACGCGTGTCGGAAATCGGGTTGCTGCGAGCTCTCGGATATGATTCCGGTTCGATTGGAATATTGTTTGTCGGTAAGGCAATCCTGCTTGGAATTGTGGGAGCTTTGATCGGTTATTACGCTGCGACCTGGCTTAGCCTTGCTTACGGTCCTGAGATGTTCCAACTGACTTCCAAAAGCCTCAAAGCCGATTCCCAATTGTTGAGACGTTCGCTGACGGTTGCCCCTCTGTTTACAGCGGTCTGTAGTCTGATTCCGACCGTGTTTGCGATAACTCGCGATCCGGCCAGAACGTTGCGACAGGACTAA
- a CDS encoding sulfatase family protein produces MRLEFIKWTFFVFAAAALFNSTGDAAEQPNILFIFSDDHAAWAVGAAGDPHAKTPNMDRIYREGATFTNAFTVTPVCSPSRAEMMTGRYGSQLQITDWINPRVEQTMGLDPANPVWPRSLKKAGYRTGLIGKWHLGTEDRFHPIQFGYDYFMGFRAGGNRPQDPTLEINGKVQKITGLLPDILTDDAIDFIQKESAKPFLLSLHYRAPHAPWLPVADSDWAPYESIDPKIPNPDYPNLDVKLVKRKTKEYLASVTSVDRNIGRLLEELDQLNLSENTIVIYSSDHGYNMGHNGIWHKGNGHWILTEFPPATENIPQRQRPNMYDHSLRVPLAIRYPAMIKPGTKIDQTVTNLDWFASLLDLADVEVPEVATQYGRSFAPLLKGEKMSDWEDDLYAEYSTHHQSSTHMRMYRTSEWKLIRDFLNPERDELYYIAEDPQETKNLIASTDPEVVAIKEDLHQQILERMKTIGDPVLETVK; encoded by the coding sequence ATGCGGCTAGAATTCATAAAGTGGACGTTCTTCGTCTTTGCAGCAGCGGCTCTATTTAATTCAACGGGAGACGCAGCAGAGCAGCCGAATATCTTGTTTATCTTCTCTGACGACCATGCTGCCTGGGCAGTCGGCGCCGCGGGTGATCCCCATGCCAAAACTCCGAACATGGATCGTATCTACCGCGAAGGGGCGACATTTACGAACGCGTTCACGGTGACCCCTGTCTGCAGTCCATCTCGTGCTGAGATGATGACCGGAAGATATGGTTCTCAATTGCAGATTACAGATTGGATAAACCCGCGAGTCGAACAAACGATGGGGCTCGATCCTGCTAACCCGGTCTGGCCGCGTTCTCTGAAGAAGGCTGGGTATCGAACAGGACTCATCGGCAAATGGCACTTGGGAACCGAAGACCGATTTCATCCAATTCAATTCGGGTACGATTACTTCATGGGGTTTCGTGCGGGGGGAAACAGGCCCCAAGATCCAACGTTGGAAATTAACGGTAAAGTACAAAAAATTACGGGACTACTACCTGATATTCTGACTGATGATGCTATCGACTTCATTCAGAAGGAAAGCGCCAAGCCGTTTCTGTTGTCCCTGCATTACCGAGCACCGCACGCCCCGTGGTTACCAGTCGCCGATTCCGACTGGGCTCCATATGAATCAATTGACCCCAAGATCCCGAACCCTGATTATCCCAACCTCGATGTGAAACTCGTAAAGCGGAAGACGAAAGAATACCTCGCTTCTGTGACAAGTGTCGATCGCAATATTGGTCGCTTACTGGAAGAACTTGACCAGTTGAATCTGTCGGAGAATACGATTGTGATCTACAGCAGCGATCATGGTTATAACATGGGGCACAACGGAATCTGGCACAAAGGGAACGGCCATTGGATACTGACCGAGTTCCCGCCCGCGACAGAAAATATTCCGCAGCGACAACGGCCCAATATGTACGATCATTCCCTTCGTGTTCCGTTAGCGATTCGATATCCCGCAATGATCAAACCCGGAACGAAGATCGATCAAACCGTAACCAATTTAGACTGGTTTGCGTCACTTCTTGATCTGGCTGATGTCGAAGTTCCTGAAGTCGCCACCCAATACGGGCGCAGTTTTGCTCCCCTACTGAAAGGTGAGAAGATGTCGGATTGGGAAGATGATTTGTATGCCGAGTACAGTACGCATCATCAGTCGAGTACACATATGCGGATGTATCGAACATCAGAGTGGAAACTGATCAGAGACTTCCTCAATCCGGAGCGGGATGAACTCTATTACATCGCTGAGGATCCTCAGGAGACAAAGAACCTGATTGCATCAACCGATCCCGAGGTAGTGGCAATCAAAGAGGATTTACACCAGCAGATTTTAGAGCGAATGAAAACGATTGGTGACCCGGTTTTGGAAACCGTAAAGTGA
- a CDS encoding sialidase family protein codes for MKQLRLTSAILCLATLLSLQGLTASSVHADDEIKIVSTQKIWDKAPHNAFTDLVFHNGEWFCVFREGMGHISPDGALRVLVSKDGETWESAALITSDDADLRDAKITVHPDGRLMLCGAGYMSAYAKQKEAGEELTATKHESYVWFSEDGRKWSEPVFIGDKNNWLWRVTWHDGTAYGVGYHTGDKRGTILYSSKNGTEFTPLVKPFNDEGYTNESSIIFTEDDTAYCLLRRDSSPHNTGLWGTSRPPYTEWDFKDTGVRLGGPHMLQLPDGRIVAAVRLYDAPVRTSLCWIDPETAKVTEFQKLPSGGDTSYAGLVWKDGMLWVSYYSSHDKKTSIYLSKVEIPLEK; via the coding sequence ATGAAACAACTGCGACTTACATCAGCAATTCTCTGTCTGGCAACTTTGTTGTCTTTACAGGGACTGACAGCATCGTCTGTGCATGCCGACGACGAGATCAAAATCGTCAGCACTCAGAAAATCTGGGATAAGGCTCCGCACAATGCCTTCACCGACCTCGTTTTTCATAATGGGGAATGGTTTTGTGTCTTCCGTGAAGGAATGGGACATATCTCGCCCGATGGTGCACTGCGAGTGCTCGTTTCCAAAGATGGAGAGACCTGGGAATCAGCGGCGTTAATCACTTCTGACGATGCTGACCTGCGAGATGCGAAGATTACTGTGCACCCGGATGGACGCCTGATGCTGTGTGGTGCAGGCTATATGTCGGCTTACGCGAAACAAAAAGAAGCGGGCGAGGAACTGACGGCGACCAAGCATGAATCGTACGTCTGGTTTTCTGAAGATGGACGCAAATGGTCCGAGCCGGTTTTCATCGGAGATAAAAACAACTGGCTCTGGCGAGTCACCTGGCACGATGGAACGGCATATGGCGTGGGATATCACACGGGTGATAAACGAGGAACCATTCTATATTCTTCTAAAAACGGAACAGAATTCACACCGTTAGTGAAGCCCTTCAATGATGAAGGTTACACCAACGAGAGTTCAATTATCTTCACCGAAGATGACACTGCCTACTGTCTGTTACGACGAGACAGCAGTCCTCACAACACGGGCCTCTGGGGAACTTCACGACCCCCTTACACCGAATGGGACTTCAAAGATACGGGTGTCCGGTTGGGTGGTCCTCACATGCTGCAGTTGCCGGATGGTCGCATTGTGGCGGCAGTTCGGCTCTACGATGCCCCTGTGAGAACGTCTCTCTGTTGGATCGATCCTGAGACAGCCAAGGTCACTGAATTCCAGAAACTTCCTTCGGGCGGTGATACCAGTTACGCCGGTCTTGTCTGGAAAGATGGCATGCTGTGGGTCAGCTACTATTCTTCCCATGACAAGAAAACGAGCATCTACCTGTCTAAAGTAGAAATCCCGCTGGAGAAATAG
- a CDS encoding HpcH/HpaI aldolase family protein: protein MRPNRLRELLDADKPTLGTHAHLSWPTVIELIGHSKQFDYVEFVGEYAPYDLYALENIGRAIDLFDNFSGMMKVEQEPRLQLAIRSIGSGIQNLLFADIRTVEDAEFCVKATRAECPGSDGLHGVGMRRDVGFVLEAGTPAFVKALDDAVVAVMMEKVPAIDNMEAIVNVKGVDMVQFGPADYSMNLGLTGQFKHPKVVEAEERLIKVSLEAGVAPRAEIGSPDQAKRYLDLGVKHFCMGTDVSVLYDWFCQKGDGLRKVIDGTAEGASGSSVGREEAGYKG, encoded by the coding sequence ATGCGACCGAATCGCCTCCGCGAATTACTTGACGCCGATAAACCCACACTGGGCACGCACGCTCACCTTTCCTGGCCCACGGTGATTGAATTGATTGGTCACTCCAAGCAATTTGACTACGTTGAGTTTGTGGGGGAATATGCCCCTTACGATCTCTATGCTCTGGAAAATATCGGTCGCGCGATTGATCTGTTCGATAATTTCTCCGGAATGATGAAAGTCGAACAGGAACCACGACTGCAATTGGCGATTCGCTCGATCGGTTCCGGGATCCAGAACTTGCTCTTCGCTGATATTCGAACGGTGGAAGATGCCGAATTCTGCGTGAAAGCGACACGGGCAGAATGTCCCGGTTCCGATGGCCTGCATGGTGTCGGCATGCGGCGTGATGTCGGATTCGTACTCGAAGCGGGAACACCCGCATTCGTCAAAGCGCTCGACGACGCTGTTGTCGCCGTGATGATGGAAAAGGTTCCAGCCATCGACAACATGGAAGCCATCGTCAACGTCAAAGGGGTCGACATGGTTCAATTCGGTCCAGCAGACTATTCCATGAACCTGGGGCTGACTGGCCAGTTTAAGCATCCCAAAGTGGTCGAAGCAGAAGAGCGTCTGATCAAAGTCTCCCTCGAAGCCGGAGTTGCCCCTCGTGCGGAAATCGGTTCACCCGATCAAGCCAAGCGGTACCTTGATCTCGGAGTGAAACATTTCTGTATGGGAACCGATGTCAGCGTTCTTTACGACTGGTTCTGCCAGAAAGGGGACGGACTCCGTAAAGTGATCGACGGAACAGCCGAAGGAGCTAGCGGAAGCAGCGTTGGCCGCGAAGAGGCGGGTTATAAAGGCTAA
- a CDS encoding aldo/keto reductase — translation MKLKSLGQTDLQVSEIGMGCVTFGREIDQASSFEILDYALEKGINLLDTAAAYAAGASEQVVGGWMKDRGCRDQVVLATKVNGELTRDYVLRSAEESLERLQTDCIDLYQLHSWDNTTPLEETLGALEELVQAGKVRFIGCSNFQAWQLAKGLLWSASTGGPRIESIQPPYNLVQREIESDVLPLCQDQKVGVLSYSPLGAGFLTGKYSRDGEVPTGSRFDVIPGHQPIYFSERGYSVIDDLRKLAEETGIPMLQLALRWVIQNEGVTSMLVGARERRHLDQAFAARELNLTADSKSRLDEIGQE, via the coding sequence ATGAAACTGAAAAGTTTGGGGCAAACGGACCTGCAGGTGAGTGAAATCGGCATGGGGTGCGTCACTTTCGGTCGCGAAATTGATCAGGCAAGTTCCTTTGAGATCCTGGATTATGCACTGGAAAAAGGAATCAACCTTCTCGATACCGCTGCCGCTTACGCTGCAGGCGCTTCGGAACAGGTTGTCGGAGGTTGGATGAAGGATCGTGGCTGCCGAGATCAGGTTGTGCTGGCCACGAAGGTCAATGGAGAGCTGACCCGGGATTATGTCCTCCGTTCAGCAGAGGAGAGTCTGGAGCGATTACAGACGGACTGTATCGACTTATACCAGTTACATAGCTGGGACAATACGACACCATTGGAGGAGACTCTCGGAGCCTTGGAGGAGCTCGTTCAGGCGGGAAAGGTGCGGTTCATTGGGTGCAGCAATTTCCAAGCCTGGCAGTTGGCCAAGGGTTTGCTCTGGTCCGCTTCCACAGGGGGACCCCGAATTGAATCGATTCAGCCCCCTTATAATCTGGTTCAAAGGGAAATCGAGAGCGACGTGTTGCCACTCTGTCAGGACCAGAAGGTGGGCGTCCTCAGTTACAGTCCGCTGGGGGCGGGCTTCCTGACAGGCAAGTATAGCCGCGATGGAGAAGTGCCCACGGGCTCTCGATTCGACGTCATTCCGGGGCATCAACCGATTTACTTTTCCGAACGTGGGTATAGTGTGATCGACGATCTGCGAAAACTTGCAGAGGAAACCGGCATCCCCATGCTACAACTTGCACTACGTTGGGTCATTCAAAACGAAGGGGTCACTTCGATGCTGGTCGGAGCACGGGAACGGCGTCATCTCGACCAGGCGTTTGCGGCGAGAGAGCTGAATCTTACTGCCGATTCAAAGTCCCGGTTGGATGAGATCGGTCAGGAGTGA